The following are encoded in a window of Paenibacillus polymyxa genomic DNA:
- a CDS encoding ATP-binding cassette domain-containing protein, with protein sequence MNIYTVEFHTKKGLLQALDNVSLTIRTGEMVCPNGESGSGKTITPKSIMRLTDYENGRIAQGEIRLQYIDLTVLSQQELSSLRGKKMAMVFQEPMSAFDPVMWS encoded by the coding sequence TTGAACATTTATACGGTCGAATTTCACACTAAAAAAGGTTTACTGCAAGCACTCGACAACGTATCACTAACGATCAGGACGGGAGAAATGGTCTGCCCCAACGGTGAATCCGGCAGCGGAAAAACGATTACCCCCAAGTCGATTATGCGGCTAACCGATTATGAAAACGGACGAATTGCCCAAGGAGAAATACGGTTGCAGTACATAGATTTGACCGTTTTGTCGCAGCAGGAATTAAGCTCACTTCGCGGCAAAAAGATGGCGATGGTATTTCAGGAGCCGATGTCGGCGTTTGATCCGGTGATGTGGTCCTGA
- a CDS encoding M20 metallopeptidase family protein, producing MLEKWVQELKDGEQELIAWRRHLHQHPELSFEETNTSAFIADQLRSFGIEVRTNVGGNGVLGFLEGGQPGRTIAFRADFDALPIQDEKDVPYKSTVSGVMHACGHDGHTAALLGVARVLSHNREALKGKLVFIFQHAEEKPPGGAKFMIEDGCLDGVEAVYGIHLASEIPLGKIGLKSGPAMAAVDAFTIQINGKGGHGARPHQTVDSIVIGSQIVNGLQQVVSRRVDPIESAVLTIGVFQAGTAFNVIADKAKIEGTVRTFNKEVRKEVENEIRSIVKGLTEAYHAGYEIDYLNGYPSLVNAEAETERVRELIGRLYGADAFLNLKPVMGAEDFAYYLEQRPGAFIHVGARNEDERTHFAHHHPHFDFDERALLVSGHIFLALALEYLQ from the coding sequence ATGCTAGAAAAATGGGTTCAGGAATTAAAAGATGGTGAACAAGAGCTGATTGCGTGGAGAAGACATCTACATCAGCATCCCGAGCTTTCTTTTGAAGAAACGAATACGTCTGCATTTATCGCCGATCAATTGCGCTCTTTTGGCATTGAGGTAAGAACGAATGTGGGTGGAAACGGTGTGCTCGGGTTTTTAGAAGGCGGTCAGCCAGGTAGAACGATTGCATTTCGTGCTGATTTTGATGCGCTTCCCATTCAGGATGAAAAGGATGTGCCTTATAAATCGACCGTTTCGGGTGTTATGCATGCCTGCGGACATGATGGTCACACGGCTGCGTTACTTGGAGTGGCACGCGTATTGAGCCATAACCGTGAGGCCTTGAAGGGAAAGCTTGTGTTTATTTTTCAACATGCAGAAGAAAAACCGCCTGGTGGAGCCAAGTTTATGATTGAGGATGGCTGTCTGGATGGGGTAGAGGCGGTATACGGTATTCACCTCGCCTCTGAAATTCCGCTTGGTAAAATTGGATTAAAGAGTGGGCCTGCGATGGCGGCTGTCGACGCGTTTACGATCCAGATCAACGGTAAAGGCGGGCATGGCGCACGACCGCATCAGACGGTGGACTCTATTGTTATCGGCAGTCAAATTGTGAACGGGTTGCAGCAGGTGGTTAGTCGCAGGGTGGACCCTATTGAATCAGCAGTGTTAACGATTGGGGTATTTCAAGCTGGAACTGCCTTTAATGTGATTGCAGATAAGGCCAAAATTGAAGGGACTGTACGTACGTTCAATAAGGAAGTGCGTAAGGAAGTCGAGAATGAAATTCGCAGTATCGTCAAGGGGTTGACTGAGGCTTATCATGCCGGATACGAAATTGACTATTTGAATGGCTATCCTTCTTTGGTGAATGCCGAAGCCGAAACGGAACGTGTACGCGAGCTCATTGGCAGACTGTATGGAGCAGACGCTTTTTTGAATTTGAAGCCGGTCATGGGAGCAGAGGATTTTGCTTATTATTTGGAGCAGCGACCGGGAGCATTCATTCATGTGGGTGCACGCAATGAGGACGAACGAACGCATTTTGCTCATCACCATCCTCACTTTGATTTTGATGAGCGAGCATTGCTCGTCTCAGGACATATATTTTTAGCTTTGGCGCTTGAATACTTGCAATAA
- a CDS encoding GNAT family N-acetyltransferase, with protein sequence MGYNIKSELKLSIKSVPESQKDIIVQLMQFYLYDFTAYLRIDVTEKGTFPAYPDLYQYWTSGEQKLPFLIWRQDIPVGFALVDRMSSNREADYYMAEFFVLRPYRHNGVGTWAAHELFGRFNGRWKVTQMSTNRPAQSFWRKVIGSYTKGEYREQTHPVRGNISQFFNT encoded by the coding sequence ATGGGGTATAATATCAAATCGGAACTGAAGCTGTCTATTAAGAGTGTACCGGAGTCGCAAAAGGACATTATTGTACAGCTCATGCAATTTTATTTATACGATTTTACAGCCTATCTTCGAATTGATGTCACTGAGAAGGGGACATTCCCGGCTTATCCAGACTTGTATCAATATTGGACGAGCGGTGAACAGAAGCTACCTTTTCTGATTTGGAGACAGGATATTCCTGTGGGCTTTGCACTCGTTGATCGAATGTCCAGCAATCGAGAAGCTGACTACTACATGGCTGAGTTCTTTGTACTTCGTCCTTATCGGCATAATGGGGTTGGGACTTGGGCGGCTCATGAGCTGTTTGGACGTTTTAACGGACGTTGGAAGGTGACCCAAATGAGCACCAATAGGCCGGCACAATCCTTTTGGCGAAAGGTGATTGGAAGTTATACGAAAGGCGAGTACAGGGAACAGACACATCCGGTAAGAGGGAATATAAGTCAGTTTTTCAATACCTGA
- the xerS gene encoding tyrosine recombinase XerS, which produces MNIQKIIDRRKLDEKMPGLPWYVQQFMDYKLPDLSPSTLLEYVRDYEAFFSWLRSEGLSTGETNAQVTLEELETLHMDSITGFRLFLSTKREGSNSRITISRKLSSLRSLFHYLSQIAEDENFYPLLKRNIMAKVEIKRIHKPKDTAAKLKGKILEEEELLEFIGYIYEGYGQDLADNKQALYSYELNKERDACIASLILNSGLRVSEIVNLNLDDLDINNKLLYVYRKGNNDETFKTPVYFREQSKDDLILYLSLRHTRYRAPKKEKALFVARPNGSTEGKRMTKRAIQAMIIKYAKRFGKPYLTVHKLRHSFATDYYLQNDIYKTKEQLGHASTETTEVYAHLTDKTMSQAIERRVETLTDSAD; this is translated from the coding sequence ATGAATATACAAAAGATCATCGACCGGCGCAAACTAGATGAAAAAATGCCGGGATTACCATGGTACGTGCAACAATTTATGGATTACAAGCTGCCCGACCTGTCCCCTTCCACGTTACTAGAATATGTGCGGGATTACGAAGCTTTCTTTTCATGGCTTCGCTCGGAAGGCTTGTCTACTGGAGAAACAAATGCCCAAGTTACACTGGAAGAATTGGAGACACTTCATATGGACAGTATTACAGGCTTTCGATTATTCCTGTCTACGAAGCGCGAAGGCTCCAACTCCCGTATTACCATTTCACGTAAGCTGTCGTCCCTGCGTTCGCTTTTTCATTATTTGAGTCAGATCGCTGAGGATGAAAATTTTTATCCATTGCTCAAACGCAACATTATGGCCAAGGTCGAAATCAAGCGCATACATAAACCCAAGGATACGGCGGCCAAGCTTAAAGGTAAAATACTGGAAGAGGAAGAACTGCTTGAATTCATCGGTTATATTTATGAAGGCTATGGTCAGGATTTGGCCGATAACAAGCAGGCGTTATACTCCTATGAACTAAATAAGGAACGGGATGCCTGCATCGCCAGCCTCATTTTGAACTCAGGCCTGCGCGTATCTGAAATCGTCAATCTGAATCTAGATGATTTAGACATAAACAATAAATTATTATATGTGTACCGCAAAGGCAATAACGACGAAACCTTTAAAACGCCGGTGTATTTCCGCGAGCAATCCAAAGATGATCTCATACTTTATTTGTCCCTGAGACATACCCGTTACCGCGCCCCAAAAAAAGAAAAAGCTCTCTTTGTCGCACGTCCTAACGGCAGTACAGAAGGCAAACGGATGACCAAAAGAGCGATTCAGGCAATGATCATCAAGTACGCCAAGCGTTTCGGCAAGCCTTACCTTACCGTGCATAAGCTTCGTCATTCCTTTGCTACTGATTATTATTTACAAAATGATATTTACAAAACAAAGGAACAACTGGGGCACGCTTCGACAGAAACAACAGAAGTGTATGCCCACCTGACTGACAAAACCATGTCCCAGGCGATCGAACGGCGGGTAGAGACTCTAACCGACTCAGCCGATTGA
- a CDS encoding oligopeptide/dipeptide ABC transporter ATP-binding protein: MGELVELLQVTSCFRHPAYPYTRGLVASIPNPNPKNRRELITIQGEIPSPAKPPSGCRFHTRCPLATSRCREEEVPGLTAVSTGHYAACHYPS, from the coding sequence TTGGGGGAACTTGTAGAATTGCTCCAAGTGACGAGTTGTTTCAGGCATCCTGCCTATCCGTATACCCGAGGGCTTGTTGCCTCGATACCTAATCCAAATCCGAAAAACCGCCGGGAGCTAATTACGATACAAGGTGAGATTCCTTCGCCTGCGAAGCCTCCATCCGGCTGTCGTTTTCATACCCGCTGTCCACTAGCGACCTCGCGTTGCCGTGAGGAAGAAGTTCCAGGACTGACAGCGGTTAGCACAGGACATTATGCCGCTTGTCATTACCCATCCTAG